A window from Acidobacteriota bacterium encodes these proteins:
- a CDS encoding Fic family protein, with translation MSGGHKWHPIRDYEVEPTSPEQGELAALAKVWQEERERLADSEALPKFNEKLRREWAIETGLIERVYEFDRGVTEVLIEHGIDAALIPHGAGATPETVASMIRDHEAAIDHVFAFVKDERQLSTSYVKELHALLTQNQETAEGRDQFGNRVQIPLLRGAYKKRPNNPTGRSGEVHEYCPPEQVASEMDALIEMHRKHVGVAPEVEAAWLHHRFTQIHPFQDGNGRVARSLATMVLVRAVRFPLVVRSASKGTYLDALEAADQGELKPLIVFFSEIQRREFVRALGLSRDVGRLVIAEDLIRSTRRELEHRRDALLAEWNTAKDRAEELRRIAGERLRQVTVTFEREVKPLLDHVTVFVDGTSDHDARSHYFRQQVVAGAKALEYFANMETHRAWVRLVIQNANQSQLLIAFHGIGHEFRGVLACCAVFFQRVQTDGDDRESSPAKALARAVFQINYREDPQSIEDRFRAWLEECIVAGLSEWRTADL, from the coding sequence ATGAGCGGCGGGCACAAGTGGCATCCGATTCGCGACTACGAGGTCGAACCGACGTCGCCGGAACAGGGCGAGCTGGCGGCGTTGGCCAAGGTCTGGCAGGAAGAGCGTGAACGTCTTGCGGACTCCGAGGCACTGCCGAAGTTCAACGAGAAACTGCGCAGAGAGTGGGCGATCGAGACCGGCCTGATCGAGCGCGTGTACGAGTTCGACAGGGGCGTCACCGAAGTCCTCATCGAGCACGGCATCGACGCGGCGCTGATTCCCCACGGGGCGGGTGCGACGCCGGAGACGGTCGCATCCATGATCCGCGATCACGAGGCTGCGATAGATCATGTATTCGCCTTCGTCAAGGACGAGCGACAGTTGTCGACCAGCTATGTCAAGGAGCTGCACGCGCTGCTGACGCAGAATCAGGAAACGGCCGAAGGGAGAGACCAATTCGGTAACCGGGTGCAGATTCCGCTGCTGAGAGGCGCCTACAAGAAGAGGCCCAACAATCCGACCGGGCGGTCGGGCGAGGTCCACGAGTACTGTCCACCTGAGCAGGTTGCATCAGAAATGGATGCCCTGATCGAAATGCACCGGAAGCACGTCGGCGTTGCGCCGGAAGTCGAGGCGGCGTGGCTCCATCATCGCTTCACGCAGATCCATCCCTTTCAGGATGGCAATGGGCGGGTGGCTCGATCGCTGGCGACCATGGTGTTGGTGAGGGCGGTCCGTTTTCCGCTGGTGGTGCGAAGCGCCAGCAAGGGCACGTACCTCGACGCTCTGGAAGCGGCTGACCAAGGAGAGTTGAAGCCTCTGATCGTCTTTTTTTCGGAGATTCAGCGCCGGGAGTTCGTGCGCGCCCTGGGATTGTCTCGCGACGTTGGAAGGTTGGTCATTGCGGAGGACCTGATCCGTTCGACCCGGAGGGAACTGGAGCATCGACGCGACGCACTGCTCGCGGAGTGGAACACCGCGAAGGATCGGGCCGAAGAGCTCAGGCGAATCGCGGGGGAGCGGCTGAGACAGGTGACGGTGACTTTCGAGAGGGAGGTCAAACCCCTGCTCGATCACGTTACGGTGTTCGTCGACGGGACGAGCGATCACGACGCGCGCAGTCACTACTTCCGGCAGCAAGTCGTCGCCGGAGCGAAGGCCCTCGAATACTTCGCCAACATGGAAACGCATCGGGCGTGGGTCCGACTCGTGATTCAGAACGCGAATCAGAGCCAGTTGCTGATTGCGTTTCACGGCATCGGTCACGAGTTTCGGGGCGTGCTCGCCTGTTGCGCCGTCTTCTTCCAGCGAGTGCAGACAGATGGAGACGACAGGGAGTCCAGTCCTGCCAAGGCACTGGCGCGGGCCGTGTTTCAGATCAACTACCGGGAAGATCCGCAGTCCATCGAGGATCGATTCCGCGCGTGGCTCGAGGAGTGCATCGTCGCCGGGCTGAGCGAGTGGCGAACCGCGGACCTATGA
- a CDS encoding TRAP transporter large permease subunit, producing the protein MMPGVTVRMSAITASVARRAAPALGFLHRSEELLAAGALAAMAILPLAEIVVRPIVTGGIPGSIPFVQHLTLWVGFLGAGLAARQNKLIALATATFIPEGAARQVAQGFAATVGAAVSALLAWSAIDIVVIEMEIGGEIALGIPSWVFQLVLPFAFGVIAVRLGWRAGGWGARAVAAAGMLIGIWLSGTGAACANVDEASCVLAGGAGWPWVLLVVLAALAGAPIFTVLAGAAVFLYMVDAFDPAAVPLYAYDLATEPHLPAIPLFTLAGFILAQGQSSGRLLQVFRALVGWMPGGTAVVCAVVCAFFTIFTGGSGVTILALGGLLLPALLADGYRDRFSVGLLTASGSLGLLLPPAMPLILYAIVAQTAPENLFIGGILPGVLLIALVAAWGMREGIVTGAGRHDFAWREAREALWTAKWELALPLVVLGALFSGRATLVETSALTALYAAIVTGLVHRDFRLGPGLRQAFRECVVLIGGVLIILGVAKGFTAYMVDVDIPFRLLEWTQARIESPLLFLLALNVFLLIVGCVMDIFSAIVVVVPLISTIGAAYGIDPVHLGIIFIANLELGYLTPPVGLNLFLASYRFDRPLLEVYRASVPLLVILGIGVLVITYVPWLTLGLLELVGRQ; encoded by the coding sequence ATGATGCCGGGTGTGACCGTGAGGATGAGCGCGATCACTGCTTCCGTTGCGCGCCGTGCGGCGCCCGCGCTCGGGTTCCTCCACAGGTCGGAAGAGCTGCTCGCCGCCGGCGCGCTGGCCGCGATGGCGATCCTGCCGCTGGCCGAGATCGTCGTCCGACCCATTGTCACCGGAGGCATCCCCGGGTCGATTCCCTTCGTCCAACACCTCACGTTGTGGGTCGGCTTCCTGGGGGCCGGCCTCGCCGCGCGGCAGAACAAGCTGATCGCGCTGGCCACCGCCACGTTCATCCCGGAGGGGGCGGCGCGGCAGGTCGCGCAGGGATTCGCCGCGACGGTGGGCGCGGCGGTCTCGGCGCTGCTCGCCTGGTCCGCGATCGACATCGTCGTCATCGAGATGGAGATAGGTGGCGAGATAGCGCTCGGGATTCCGTCGTGGGTCTTCCAGTTGGTGCTGCCGTTCGCCTTCGGCGTCATCGCTGTGCGGTTGGGATGGCGGGCCGGAGGCTGGGGCGCCCGCGCCGTCGCGGCGGCCGGCATGCTGATCGGCATCTGGCTGAGCGGGACCGGGGCGGCCTGTGCGAATGTGGACGAGGCGTCGTGCGTGCTCGCCGGAGGCGCCGGTTGGCCCTGGGTGCTCCTCGTAGTGCTCGCGGCGCTGGCCGGGGCGCCGATCTTCACGGTGCTGGCCGGGGCGGCGGTGTTCCTCTACATGGTCGACGCGTTCGACCCGGCGGCGGTGCCGCTGTACGCCTACGACCTGGCGACCGAGCCGCACCTGCCGGCCATTCCGCTCTTCACCCTGGCCGGTTTCATCCTGGCCCAGGGGCAGTCGTCCGGGCGGCTGCTGCAGGTGTTCCGGGCGCTGGTCGGCTGGATGCCGGGCGGTACCGCTGTGGTCTGCGCTGTGGTCTGCGCGTTCTTCACTATCTTCACCGGCGGCTCCGGGGTGACGATCCTGGCGCTGGGCGGACTGCTGCTGCCGGCGCTGCTGGCCGACGGCTACCGCGACCGCTTCTCGGTCGGCCTGCTCACCGCCTCCGGCTCGCTCGGGCTGTTGCTGCCGCCGGCGATGCCGCTCATCCTCTACGCCATCGTCGCGCAGACCGCGCCGGAGAACCTGTTCATCGGGGGCATCCTCCCCGGCGTGCTGCTCATCGCGCTGGTGGCCGCCTGGGGCATGCGCGAGGGGATCGTCACCGGCGCCGGCCGCCACGACTTCGCCTGGAGAGAGGCGCGCGAGGCGCTGTGGACGGCGAAGTGGGAGCTGGCTCTGCCGCTGGTCGTGCTGGGCGCGCTCTTCAGCGGGCGCGCGACCCTGGTCGAGACCTCCGCCCTGACTGCCCTGTACGCCGCGATCGTCACCGGCCTGGTCCACCGCGACTTCCGGCTCGGGCCGGGCCTGCGGCAGGCCTTCCGCGAGTGCGTGGTGCTGATCGGCGGCGTGCTGATCATCCTCGGCGTGGCCAAGGGCTTCACCGCCTACATGGTCGATGTCGACATCCCGTTCCGGCTGCTGGAGTGGACGCAGGCGCGCATCGAGTCGCCGCTGCTGTTCCTGCTCGCGCTCAACGTGTTCCTGCTGATCGTCGGCTGCGTGATGGACATCTTCTCGGCCATCGTGGTCGTGGTGCCGCTCATCAGCACGATCGGGGCCGCGTACGGCATCGATCCGGTGCACCTCGGCATCATCTTCATCGCGAACCTGGAGCTGGGCTACCTGACCCCGCCGGTCGGGCTGAACCTGTTCCTCGCCTCCTACCGCTTCGACCGCCCGCTGCTGGAGGTCTACCGCGCGTCGGTGCCGCTGCTCGTGATCCTCGGCATTGGCGTGCTCGTGATCACTTATGTACCATGGCTCACCCTCGGGCTGCTGGAGCTCGTGGGCCGGCAATAG